A window from Triticum aestivum cultivar Chinese Spring chromosome 6D, IWGSC CS RefSeq v2.1, whole genome shotgun sequence encodes these proteins:
- the LOC123141627 gene encoding uncharacterized protein, whose protein sequence is MATRCFFPRDAVAERHQSKAAAEALEQLHHGGRVLSREEVGGAVRVKIVVSKRELKKMVAALGTGGEVAAAAASAERRSRQRAAGGGTDAEQRLQSLRRRSMRRAAEETRRMQASGEWEPGLQSIPEEVY, encoded by the coding sequence ATGGCGACAAGGTGCTTCTTCCCCAGGGACGCGGTGGCCGAACGGCACCAGTCCAAGGCGGCCGCGGAGGCGCTCGAGCAGCTGCACCACGGGGGGCGCGTCCTGTCCCGGGAGGAGGTGGGCGGCGCGGTGCGCGTCAAGATCGTGGTCAGCAAGCGTGAGCTCAAGAAGATGGTGGCCGCCCTCGGCaccggcggcgaggtggcggccgcTGCGGCGTCTGCGGAACGCCGCAGCCGccagcgcgcggcgggcggcggcaccGACGCCGAGCAGAGGCTGCAGTCGCTCCGGCGGCGCAGCATGCGCAGGGCGGCCGAGGAGACGAGGCGGATGCAGGCGAGCGGGGAGTGGGAGCCCGGCCTCCAGAGCATCCCCGAGGAGGTCTACTGA